From Bacillus pumilus, one genomic window encodes:
- a CDS encoding dihydroorotate dehydrogenase electron transfer subunit, producing the protein MKKAYLTVVSNREIADHIYEMILKGDLVDSFQTAGQFLHIKVSESMTPLLRRPISIANIHAEKQEATIIYRAEGEGTKLLSQKREGESIDVLGPLGNGYDPSVVQPGQTALLVGGGIGVPPLYELSKRLTKKGVIVKHVLGFQSKKDVFYEEKFQALGDTFIATVDGTYGSKGFVTGVIEENDLSFDVMLSCGPTPMLKALKDSYPDKPVYISMEERMGCGIGACFACVCHTDQHEKSYVKVCLDGPVFKAEEVALSC; encoded by the coding sequence ATGAAAAAAGCATACTTGACGGTCGTCTCAAACCGAGAGATCGCTGATCATATTTACGAAATGATATTAAAAGGTGACCTTGTGGACTCCTTTCAAACGGCTGGACAATTTCTTCATATCAAGGTCAGCGAGTCTATGACACCGCTGCTGAGAAGACCGATCAGTATTGCCAATATTCATGCCGAGAAACAAGAAGCAACTATCATCTACCGCGCAGAGGGAGAGGGCACAAAGCTTCTTTCCCAAAAGCGGGAGGGGGAATCCATCGATGTATTAGGACCGCTTGGCAACGGGTATGATCCTTCAGTAGTTCAGCCAGGTCAGACAGCCTTACTAGTCGGCGGTGGAATTGGAGTACCGCCGCTATATGAGCTGTCCAAGCGTTTAACGAAAAAAGGTGTCATCGTCAAGCATGTCCTTGGCTTTCAATCGAAAAAGGATGTATTTTACGAGGAGAAATTCCAAGCACTCGGAGATACGTTTATCGCGACAGTTGATGGGACATATGGTTCAAAGGGCTTCGTGACAGGTGTCATTGAAGAGAATGATTTGAGCTTTGATGTCATGCTTTCCTGCGGACCGACACCTATGTTAAAAGCACTAAAAGACTCTTATCCCGATAAGCCTGTCTACATTTCAATGGAAGAACGAATGGGCTGCGGGATTGGTGCTTGCTTTGCATGTGTGTGTCATACCGACCAGCACGAAAAATCTTACGTCAAAGTCTGTCTGGATGGACCTGTATTTAAAGCAGAGGAGGTGGCATTGTCATGCTAA
- the pyrE gene encoding orotate phosphoribosyltransferase, translating into MKTKIAKHLLQIKAVSLKPDEPFTWASGIKSPIYCDNRLTLSYPEVRHDIAEGLKELILTHFEGAEVVAGTATAGIPHAALAADRLNVPMCYVRSKPKAHGKGNQIEGAVSKGQKVVVVEDLISTGGSVLEVVAALQEAGCDVLGVAAIFTYGLPKAAAAFQEKNIPYVTLTDYDTLTDVALELKAIEPSAMNKLKRWRQDPSSESWMKETV; encoded by the coding sequence ATGAAAACAAAAATCGCTAAACACCTATTACAAATCAAAGCGGTCTCATTAAAACCAGACGAACCGTTTACATGGGCAAGCGGTATCAAATCACCGATCTATTGTGACAACCGTCTTACCTTGTCCTACCCAGAAGTAAGACACGACATTGCTGAAGGTCTTAAAGAGTTGATTCTCACCCATTTTGAGGGAGCGGAGGTTGTTGCTGGTACTGCAACAGCAGGCATCCCGCATGCGGCATTAGCGGCAGACCGTCTGAACGTGCCGATGTGTTATGTGAGAAGTAAGCCAAAAGCACATGGAAAAGGGAATCAAATTGAAGGAGCCGTATCAAAAGGTCAAAAGGTGGTCGTCGTAGAAGACTTGATTTCAACAGGAGGCAGTGTGCTTGAAGTGGTCGCTGCTCTTCAAGAAGCGGGCTGTGACGTACTAGGAGTTGCCGCGATCTTCACATACGGACTGCCAAAAGCTGCGGCAGCATTTCAAGAGAAAAACATTCCATATGTCACCCTAACAGACTATGACACACTGACAGACGTGGCACTTGAGCTGAAAGCGATCGAGCCTTCTGCTATGAATAAACTAAAACGCTGGAGACAAGATCCTTCCTCTGAATCTTGGATGAAAGAAACCGTCTAA
- a CDS encoding dihydroorotate dehydrogenase, producing the protein MLNVELPGLSLKNPIIPASGCFGFGREFASLYDLSLLGGIMIKATTLEPRFGNPTPRVAETGAGMLNAIGLQNPGLKVVLENELPWLEQFDTPIIANVAGSQVDDYVEVAKQISQAKNVHALELNISCPNVKTGGIAFGTDPHMAAALTKAVKEVSSVPVYVKLSPNVANIVEIAQAIESAGADGLTMINTLIGMRLDLKTGKPILANKTGGLSGPAVKPVAVRMVHEVSQAVSIPIIGMGGVQNAEDVLEFLLAGASAVAVGTANFVNPFICPEIIEELPRVLAAYGYSSVEECIGRSWKHEALAHHRT; encoded by the coding sequence ATGCTAAACGTTGAGTTACCCGGCTTATCTTTAAAGAATCCGATTATCCCTGCATCAGGCTGCTTTGGATTCGGAAGGGAATTTGCTTCATTATATGACTTATCCTTGCTTGGCGGTATCATGATCAAGGCCACAACCCTTGAACCGAGATTTGGCAATCCGACACCAAGGGTAGCGGAGACAGGTGCCGGTATGCTCAATGCCATCGGTCTTCAAAATCCAGGCCTAAAAGTCGTTCTGGAAAATGAATTGCCTTGGCTTGAGCAGTTTGATACGCCGATCATTGCAAACGTCGCTGGCTCACAGGTCGATGATTATGTCGAAGTAGCCAAGCAAATCAGCCAAGCAAAAAATGTCCATGCCCTTGAACTGAATATTTCATGTCCGAATGTCAAAACAGGCGGAATTGCCTTTGGTACAGATCCTCATATGGCAGCAGCATTGACAAAAGCGGTGAAGGAAGTCTCTTCGGTACCTGTCTATGTCAAGCTGTCTCCTAACGTAGCCAATATTGTGGAGATTGCTCAAGCGATTGAATCTGCTGGAGCGGATGGACTCACGATGATTAACACGTTAATCGGTATGCGTTTAGATTTAAAAACGGGGAAACCGATTCTTGCCAATAAAACAGGCGGATTATCAGGCCCTGCTGTCAAACCTGTCGCTGTGCGCATGGTACATGAAGTCAGTCAAGCAGTGTCTATCCCGATTATCGGAATGGGCGGGGTGCAAAATGCTGAAGACGTACTTGAATTTTTACTAGCAGGAGCGAGTGCAGTAGCTGTTGGCACAGCCAATTTTGTGAACCCATTTATTTGTCCAGAAATCATTGAAGAACTGCCAAGAGTGTTAGCAGCATATGGCTATTCATCTGTAGAGGAATGTATCGGAAGGAGCTGGAAACATGAAGCACTTGCCCATCATCGCACTTGA
- a CDS encoding inorganic phosphate transporter, protein MEIAAILFSLFFALNIGASGAAASMGIAYGSGAIQKPIYALSVCAVGILAGSVIGGGEVVKTISSGIMPESVITLEIVCIIIGSAALSLFIANLMAIPLSTSEVTVGAVVGVAVAYKVLYVKSILVIVSFWVIIPIVAFLFTFVVVKIIRMFPKRTFSKKGTMILSIVLIISGFLEAFSAGMNNVANAVGPLVASGILSVGQGTLYGGLFVALGALLLGRRVLETNGKKITRYQTGEGILLSSTGAGLVIVSSIFGLPVPLTQITSSSIIGLGMAKGGPNIFHKHVVKKMLKVWVVSPFLSLSLSYLLVSLFLKGDYYSIFIMMSVLLASLGALSLMKAVKNESSSIHEQGGGI, encoded by the coding sequence ATGGAAATCGCCGCAATTTTATTTAGTTTATTTTTCGCTCTAAACATTGGCGCGAGTGGTGCAGCTGCTTCGATGGGCATCGCGTACGGGTCAGGTGCTATTCAAAAGCCTATCTATGCACTCAGTGTATGTGCAGTTGGGATTTTAGCAGGTTCAGTCATTGGCGGCGGTGAGGTCGTCAAAACGATTAGCTCTGGAATTATGCCTGAATCCGTCATTACACTTGAAATTGTTTGTATTATTATTGGTTCTGCTGCATTATCACTCTTTATAGCGAATCTGATGGCCATCCCTTTATCAACAAGTGAGGTCACAGTAGGTGCTGTCGTTGGAGTTGCGGTAGCGTATAAAGTATTGTATGTGAAATCCATTTTAGTCATTGTGTCATTTTGGGTCATCATTCCTATTGTTGCTTTTCTTTTTACATTCGTTGTAGTCAAAATCATCAGAATGTTCCCGAAACGAACCTTTTCAAAAAAAGGCACCATGATTTTATCGATCGTTTTGATCATCAGTGGATTTCTAGAAGCGTTTTCTGCTGGGATGAACAATGTCGCAAATGCTGTAGGCCCCCTTGTTGCTTCAGGCATTTTATCCGTTGGGCAAGGAACGCTTTACGGCGGACTTTTCGTTGCACTGGGTGCCCTTTTATTAGGAAGAAGAGTGCTTGAAACAAACGGAAAGAAAATCACCCGCTATCAAACAGGTGAAGGGATTTTGCTTTCGAGTACCGGTGCTGGACTTGTCATCGTCAGCTCTATTTTTGGGCTGCCAGTTCCACTTACCCAAATCACCTCCTCGTCTATCATTGGGCTTGGAATGGCAAAAGGCGGACCAAATATTTTTCATAAACATGTGGTGAAAAAAATGCTGAAAGTGTGGGTAGTGTCACCCTTTTTATCACTCAGCCTATCGTATTTGCTGGTGAGCCTTTTCTTAAAAGGAGACTATTATTCTATCTTTATTATGATGAGTGTACTGCTTGCCTCACTTGGTGCGCTGAGTCTGATGAAGGCAGTCAAAAATGAAAGCAGCTCGATTCATGAACAGGGCGGCGGGATTTAA
- a CDS encoding phosphoadenylyl-sulfate reductase: MLTYENWQEPSITFQEDDLYKGALSVLKWAYGHYGDQLVYACSFGIEGIVLIDLIAKVKKDARIVFLDTGLHFKETYDTIDAVKERYPGLDIVLKTPELTVEEQNEQHGDQLWKTDPQSCCHMRKVIPLQEALSGYPAWLSGLRREQSPKRAGTNFLNQDEKFKSVKVCPLIHWTWKDIWRYASREELTYNPLHDQGYPSIGCAPCTQPAFTAEDLRSGRWSGTAKTECGLHE, from the coding sequence ATGTTAACTTATGAAAATTGGCAAGAGCCGTCCATTACATTTCAAGAGGATGATTTGTATAAAGGGGCCTTATCTGTGCTGAAATGGGCATACGGTCATTATGGTGATCAGCTCGTTTATGCATGCAGCTTTGGTATTGAAGGCATCGTCCTCATTGATCTTATTGCGAAAGTAAAAAAGGATGCAAGAATTGTCTTTTTAGATACAGGTCTGCATTTTAAGGAAACGTACGACACTATTGATGCGGTAAAGGAAAGATACCCTGGTTTAGATATTGTGCTGAAAACCCCTGAGCTGACGGTTGAGGAGCAAAACGAGCAGCATGGTGATCAGCTATGGAAAACGGACCCTCAAAGCTGCTGCCATATGCGTAAGGTCATTCCTTTGCAAGAAGCGCTATCCGGCTATCCGGCATGGCTTTCTGGCTTAAGAAGAGAGCAGTCACCCAAGCGAGCAGGGACGAACTTTTTAAATCAGGATGAAAAATTCAAATCAGTGAAAGTATGTCCGCTTATCCACTGGACGTGGAAGGACATATGGAGATATGCATCTAGAGAGGAACTTACTTATAATCCGCTGCATGATCAGGGATATCCAAGTATCGGCTGTGCCCCGTGTACACAGCCGGCATTTACTGCCGAGGATCTTCGTTCTGGCAGATGGTCAGGCACAGCTAAGACTGAGTGCGGATTACATGAGTAA
- a CDS encoding DUF2292 domain-containing protein gives MLIVQDGQVIQVEENRKIRLT, from the coding sequence ATGTTGATTGTTCAGGACGGTCAAGTGATTCAAGTGGAAGAAAACAGAAAAATTCGGTTGACGTAG
- the pyrF gene encoding orotidine-5'-phosphate decarboxylase, with translation MKHLPIIALDFPVAQEALAFLKPFEGTRLFVKVGMELFYQEGPAILDALKEKNCRIFLDLKLHDIPTTVQKAMNRLAALGVDLVNVHAAGGKHMMQAAVEGLESGTPAGQKRPGIIAVTQLTSTSEDMMRSELLIDRPLQETVIRYGQLAYESGLDGVVCSVHESKALHEHISPAFLTVTPGIRLQNDQTDDQKRVATPAYAKEQGVSQIVVGRSITKAEKPLEAYHQILKEWE, from the coding sequence ATGAAGCACTTGCCCATCATCGCACTTGATTTTCCGGTAGCGCAGGAAGCGCTCGCCTTTTTAAAACCCTTTGAAGGGACACGATTATTTGTGAAGGTCGGCATGGAGCTGTTTTACCAAGAAGGACCTGCTATCCTTGACGCGCTCAAAGAAAAAAATTGCCGCATTTTCCTCGATCTCAAATTACATGACATTCCAACAACGGTGCAAAAAGCAATGAACCGGCTTGCCGCACTTGGTGTTGATTTGGTCAATGTGCATGCTGCTGGCGGGAAACATATGATGCAAGCTGCGGTAGAAGGGCTTGAAAGCGGGACGCCTGCTGGACAAAAACGTCCAGGCATTATTGCAGTGACTCAGCTGACGAGTACGTCAGAAGACATGATGAGGAGCGAATTACTCATAGACCGTCCGCTGCAAGAGACTGTCATCCGGTACGGTCAATTGGCATATGAAAGTGGACTAGACGGTGTTGTTTGCTCTGTTCATGAATCCAAAGCCCTTCATGAGCACATCTCACCTGCCTTTCTCACTGTCACGCCGGGGATTCGCTTACAAAATGATCAAACCGATGACCAAAAGCGTGTGGCGACTCCTGCTTATGCAAAAGAGCAAGGTGTTTCACAAATTGTTGTCGGAAGGTCAATCACGAAAGCTGAAAAACCATTGGAAGCCTATCATCAAATTTTAAAAGAGTGGGAGTGA